Proteins encoded within one genomic window of Mycolicibacterium aubagnense:
- a CDS encoding metal ABC transporter permease — protein MNSVEPTWDLLADLRQMLAYPFIVTALQAGTIVAIVAGVIGWMMVLRRESFAGHTLAMVGFPGAAAAAWLGVATGYGYFVACIAAAIAIVAFSPANRAGGLGGFTEESAVIGTVQAFALATGLLFVSLYHGFLSGLTSLLFGTIAGVTGQQVVVLLAAAVVCLTLMAIIGRPLLWSSIDPDTAAAGGVRTRLLSVMFMVVLGTAAAGASQITGSLLVFALLVAPAAAAFSITAHPGYGIALSVVIALTVTWLGIGCAFFWPYPIGFWVSTFAFAIYLAAAATRALVDRSRQRADRCSTTIAPQRVSTTKSAGDTATC, from the coding sequence GTGAACAGCGTGGAACCGACCTGGGACCTGCTCGCCGACCTCCGACAGATGCTGGCGTACCCGTTCATCGTCACCGCATTGCAAGCCGGCACCATCGTGGCGATCGTGGCCGGGGTCATCGGCTGGATGATGGTGCTGCGTCGGGAGAGCTTCGCCGGACACACCTTGGCCATGGTGGGTTTTCCAGGGGCGGCGGCAGCGGCGTGGCTCGGCGTGGCGACCGGATACGGCTATTTCGTCGCGTGTATCGCGGCGGCGATTGCGATCGTCGCGTTCTCACCCGCGAACCGCGCCGGCGGTCTGGGCGGGTTCACCGAGGAATCCGCCGTGATCGGCACCGTTCAGGCCTTTGCGCTGGCCACCGGATTATTGTTTGTCAGTTTGTATCACGGCTTTTTGAGCGGGCTGACAAGTCTGCTGTTCGGCACGATCGCCGGGGTTACCGGGCAGCAGGTTGTGGTGTTGCTGGCCGCCGCGGTGGTGTGCCTGACGCTGATGGCGATCATCGGGCGGCCACTGTTGTGGTCCTCGATCGACCCGGACACTGCGGCCGCCGGCGGGGTCAGGACCAGGCTGCTGTCGGTGATGTTCATGGTGGTACTGGGCACCGCAGCGGCCGGCGCAAGCCAAATCACCGGCAGCCTGTTGGTTTTCGCGCTGCTGGTGGCCCCGGCGGCGGCAGCGTTCAGCATCACGGCCCACCCGGGGTACGGGATTGCGCTCTCGGTGGTGATCGCCTTGACCGTGACGTGGCTGGGTATCGGGTGCGCGTTCTTCTGGCCGTATCCGATCGGTTTCTGGGTCTCCACCTTTGCGTTCGCGATTTATCTGGCCGCAGCAGCCACCCGGGCGCTGGTGGATCGTAGTCGACAGCGCGCTGATCGATGCAGCACAACCATTGCCCCACAGCGGGTTTCAACCACAAAGTCGGCGGGAGACACGGCAACGTGCTGA
- a CDS encoding metal ABC transporter ATP-binding protein: MRGASATLGGRTIWSDVNIDIAAGEFVAVLGPNGSGKSTLLRTLLGLTPVGGQLEVLDERPGRANRRIAYVAQRRAFDANLRIRGVDIVRFGLDGTRWGVPIPWLTRLVRPRQFQLQQRLVAEAIERVGGGDYARRPIGQCSGGQQQRLLIAQALLRRPQLMLLDEPLDSLDVPSQAGISALVRDICREQGVAVIMVAHDVNPILPYLDRVIYFAGGTAVSGTPQQVITAEQLSALYGMPIEVLRDSSGRVFVVGQPDVPPEHRGSMT; this comes from the coding sequence ATGCGCGGTGCGTCGGCGACCCTGGGTGGCCGCACCATCTGGTCCGATGTCAACATCGACATCGCTGCAGGCGAATTCGTCGCCGTGCTGGGACCCAACGGGTCCGGTAAGTCGACGCTCCTGCGAACACTGCTCGGGCTGACGCCCGTGGGCGGCCAGCTCGAGGTGCTGGATGAACGCCCCGGCCGTGCCAATCGTCGGATCGCGTATGTGGCGCAACGCCGTGCGTTCGATGCCAACCTGCGGATCCGGGGCGTGGACATCGTGCGGTTTGGACTGGACGGCACTCGCTGGGGAGTTCCGATTCCGTGGCTCACCCGATTGGTGCGGCCCCGGCAGTTTCAGCTGCAGCAGCGGCTGGTGGCCGAGGCGATCGAGCGGGTCGGCGGGGGTGACTACGCCCGCCGGCCCATCGGACAGTGCTCGGGTGGCCAACAACAACGGCTCTTGATCGCCCAAGCTCTGCTGCGCCGTCCGCAACTGATGCTGCTCGACGAACCACTCGACAGCCTCGACGTGCCCAGTCAGGCGGGCATCAGCGCGCTGGTGCGGGACATCTGCCGCGAGCAGGGCGTCGCGGTCATCATGGTGGCGCACGACGTCAACCCGATCCTGCCGTATCTGGACCGGGTGATCTATTTCGCCGGAGGCACGGCGGTCAGCGGCACACCTCAACAGGTGATCACCGCCGAGCAACTCAGCGCGCTGTACGGAATGCCGATTGAAGTGCTCCGGGACAGTTCGGGCCGGGTATTCGTCGTCGGCCAACCAGACGTGCCGCCGGAACACCGCGGAAGCATGACGTGA
- a CDS encoding metal ABC transporter solute-binding protein, Zn/Mn family, whose amino-acid sequence MHGSRNLGLSIAAAGAVAAMLMVSGCGGGSSPATSTSNSAGSSTASPVKLAVVATINAWGSIAAQLGGDHVQETSLITNPATDPHDYEPSAADGRAVATAAVVINNGIGYDSWADKLVAANPNPQRAQVTVGQVVGVADGGNPHQWYSPASVVKVVDAITAAYKKADPNDAGYFDQQHDQFLNQGLANYHNQIASIKAKYAGTPVGASESIFAPLSDALGLNLITPPDFLKAISEGTDPSPADKATVDQQIASKAIKTYVYNTQNSTPDIAAQVDAARKQNIPVATVTETLAPANASFQDWQTAQLSGLADALHAATGK is encoded by the coding sequence ATGCACGGTTCGCGAAACCTTGGTCTTTCCATAGCTGCGGCCGGTGCGGTGGCGGCGATGCTCATGGTGTCGGGCTGTGGTGGTGGGAGCAGCCCCGCCACCTCGACCTCGAACTCGGCGGGCAGCAGCACCGCATCGCCGGTCAAGTTGGCGGTGGTGGCGACGATCAACGCGTGGGGCAGTATCGCCGCTCAGCTCGGTGGCGACCATGTCCAGGAGACGTCGCTCATCACGAATCCCGCTACCGACCCACATGATTACGAGCCCTCGGCCGCCGACGGTCGGGCGGTGGCAACTGCCGCCGTGGTGATCAACAACGGAATCGGTTACGACAGTTGGGCGGACAAGCTGGTGGCCGCCAATCCCAATCCCCAGCGGGCCCAAGTGACCGTCGGCCAGGTGGTCGGGGTGGCCGACGGCGGCAACCCCCATCAGTGGTACTCGCCCGCTTCGGTCGTCAAGGTCGTCGATGCCATCACAGCTGCCTACAAGAAGGCCGACCCGAACGACGCCGGCTACTTCGACCAGCAGCATGACCAGTTTCTGAACCAGGGTCTGGCCAACTACCACAACCAGATCGCGTCGATCAAGGCCAAGTACGCGGGCACGCCCGTCGGGGCCAGCGAATCGATCTTCGCACCACTGTCAGATGCGTTGGGCCTGAACCTCATTACCCCGCCGGATTTCCTCAAGGCGATCAGCGAGGGCACCGATCCCTCCCCGGCGGATAAGGCGACCGTTGATCAGCAGATCGCATCCAAGGCGATCAAGACGTACGTCTACAACACCCAGAACAGCACGCCGGACATCGCGGCCCAGGTGGACGCCGCACGCAAGCAGAACATCCCGGTCGCGACGGTGACCGAAACGCTTGCGCCGGCCAACGCGTCGTTCCAGGACTGGCAGACCGCACAGTTGTCTGGGCTCGCCGACGCATTGCACGCCGCCACCGGCAAGTAG
- a CDS encoding metal ABC transporter permease has product MLSHPFIVYALVAGTAVAALCGLAGYFLVLRGQVFAGDALGHVSYAGAMAALVAGVDLRTGLFVATIAVGIALGIGGARGADDVAIGSFFSWILGLGALLLTYYTTHASTGNGAANVNVLFGSIFGLNYRSTAVAVAVAVALVLLLIAISRPLLFATVDPAIAAAAGVPTRLLAAVFLAIVGATVAEATQVVGALLVLGLLAAPAAAAARLTTHPWRGFWLAGGLAVASIWIGVTLAYVIPKAPASFTIMTTAAVLYVAAAAWRRASTSRHEVGVVAAGQR; this is encoded by the coding sequence GTGCTGAGCCATCCGTTCATTGTTTATGCACTGGTCGCCGGGACAGCTGTCGCCGCACTGTGTGGTCTGGCCGGATATTTTCTGGTGCTCCGCGGGCAGGTGTTCGCCGGTGACGCGCTCGGCCACGTGTCCTATGCCGGTGCGATGGCCGCGCTGGTGGCGGGCGTGGACCTGCGGACCGGTCTCTTCGTGGCAACGATCGCCGTGGGAATCGCGCTGGGCATCGGCGGCGCGCGTGGTGCGGACGACGTCGCGATCGGTTCGTTCTTCTCGTGGATTCTCGGTCTCGGCGCATTGCTGCTGACGTATTACACCACCCACGCCAGCACCGGCAACGGTGCGGCCAACGTCAATGTGTTGTTCGGCAGCATCTTTGGACTCAATTACCGGTCGACGGCGGTGGCGGTGGCGGTAGCTGTAGCCCTGGTTCTACTCCTCATCGCGATCTCCCGGCCGCTGTTGTTCGCCACGGTCGACCCGGCCATCGCCGCGGCCGCCGGGGTCCCAACACGACTGCTCGCGGCAGTGTTTCTGGCGATCGTCGGCGCGACCGTCGCCGAAGCCACCCAAGTCGTCGGGGCGCTTCTGGTACTGGGGCTACTGGCCGCACCGGCGGCGGCCGCCGCCCGATTGACCACCCATCCATGGCGGGGTTTCTGGCTGGCCGGCGGACTGGCGGTCGCCTCGATCTGGATCGGCGTGACGCTGGCGTACGTCATCCCGAAAGCCCCGGCCAGCTTCACGATCATGACCACAGCCGCCGTCCTCTACGTCGCCGCGGCGGCCTGGCGGCGCGCCAGCACGTCGCGGCATGAGGTCGGTGTCGTTGCTGCCGGCCAGCGGTGA